The following nucleotide sequence is from Zea mays cultivar B73 chromosome 1, Zm-B73-REFERENCE-NAM-5.0, whole genome shotgun sequence.
cacggcCTCCGCTGCCGCCGCGGTGGCTGCTGCCGTTcctgccggcgccggcgccgtcgaggcCTGCTGGCGCCTTGCTGTTGTCATCCTGGCGCTCTTCCTCGTCGGCCACGATAATGGCGGGGATCGGAGCGTGGCGGACGAGGACGGCGGATCTCGCGAAGTAGGCGACCTCGGCGTCGGACCTGGCTCGGCGGAGCGGGAGGCCGCGCGGGGACGCGGCAGCCGAGAGCGGGGTGAGGTGTGGGGGTGGTGGCGGGAACCTGGCGGTGCGGGAGCGGTGGGGGCGGCCGGCGGAGAGGGAGGCGGAGCGGGACAAGGTGGCTGCTGTGGCTTCCATTGTTTGGTAGGCAGAGATCAGGGCCTAGGCCTCGGGGCTCGGGCGGTGGCGGTGATGGAGGATTGGCTTCTCTTCTCCCCCGCCTTGTTTCGTTGTGTTGTTTTATAGCAAGACAAGGGACGGAAGATGAAGGCGACGACGGAATAGAAGGCTTGGCATGTGACGGCGAGATTGACGGCGTCGGCAACCGCGGGTCATGTGGGACGCATCACGCACGGCGAGGCGGGGAGGGGGAAGCGTAGGGAGAGGAGGGGCACGTGAAGCGGGGGGCCACGTGTTGGGGCCACCGTAAAAGTCGCGCCACCAGGCATGCACCGATGACGATAGAGAAGGACTCGCCGGCCCGACCGTGCGGTGCGCGCCTGGGCGGGGTGCGTGcaatgcatctgcagctggtggtGGGGCTGGGCCGCCGCTGGTTTACCCAGTTCCCCGGCCGCCCAGCCGCGGTTCTGGTCTCGGACGGAACCTTGCATGTAACAAGAGGCAGACTAGCCAACAAAACTGTTGCTTGTTTTTATTTTGGAAGCTAAATGTAATCCTGTTCGTGCCTCTAGCCCTCTACTACTACGAGTACATGAAGATGCAGGCTTGCagcacgccagcaccctcgcagtGAAGATACACGAACGGCCGGTTTTTTCTCTCAAGTTTTGCCTAGTCACATAGGAGTACAAATGTACGTGGTGTGCAGATGTGTTTAGCTGTTGCAAAGGCATGGCCGTGCATCGACAAATTAAAGAGTCGTCGTTACACGGTGCGTCCGGTGCACTGCAGCGCTGGTGACATCTACACTACACTACACGTCGCTTTACCTTTTTTTTTCGTCGCAAAGAAACAAGAGCCCCAAATACGTTTGGACGGACGGCCGACAGCGCTTCCGATTGCGGCGCATGCACGTCCAAGTCGAAACAGACAAGAATAATGCAGGTCCGTCGATCTATGGGCCGATCCATATCCACACATACACCTCGTGGTGACGTCATGCATGGGCCCTGTTCAGCGAACCAGACAATTTAGGCAGGAGTAATATATAATTTTAGTTTTGACGATAAAAATATTAGATGAAAACATATATTTGATAAAATCTGATCTACATTAATAAAAAATAATTAATAATTATTTCTGTAGTTGGATGAGGATAAAAAAAACCTATAATACTAAAGAGAAATTATAAAATAGTAATTAAATTATATTAACTACTTGTACAAGTATTGTCTTAATTATCTAAAAGTTCAGCTGACTAAAATATAGGAGAAGTGCTTATAGGATTTAGCATCTCTTTAGTGTCGATCAACAAAGTGCTATACAAGTATACGTAAGCAAGTTAGGCTTTCTGTTTTATGAATCTATCATCTCGGCGTTACCTATTGTCACGCATATTGTTCAGAATCGTATAATCCCACGAAACAACCTGTGATAAAACTCGCCTTTGCCTATTCTGATATTGTCCATAATCAAAAAATTGAATTAGTAACTGAGAATTAGAGAATAGATTCAGCGGCTGCAAAAATCATGTTTAGTAAAAAACGGAAACAGACAGCGCCATATACTGTTGTAATTAGGGACGGCAACGGTGAATTGCCCGCCGGGAAATAGCTCCCCGTCCCTGTTTCCGCCATGATTTTTTCCCGCGGTGATCCCACGAACGCTTGTGGGGAACATTTCTTTCCCATCCCGTTCTCCGTGGGATAAATCTCCAACGGGCATCACCATCCCCATTTAAATTATAATTAAGACATACATTCTTTGTTATTAATATTAAAAATTGTCATTTATACACATCGTCAGATTTAAGAAATCATTATGCATACAtcaaaatgaacacatttatataattagtggttttttgacacagtaattatttatttttgtcgttAATCTATACACAAAAACATAGTCGCGTGCAAGTTTAATGAGTCCACATGGAGAACGGGGATAGAGAATGCTTACCCGTCTCCATCCCCGTTTACCTGTCGAAGGCTAAATTTTCCCGTTTATATCCCGCGGGGGAAGTTTCTTCTCCATCCCATtctctaagggctagtttgggagtctCAAATCCGTaggggattggaggggctaaaatctCGTCCTTATTCAATTTTTAATAAGAAGGTGATTTTAGCTCATTCAATCCCCTCCGGGATTTGGACTTCTAAACTAGCCCTAATGAAGGAATTTCCCACGGTGAATCGAGGATCGGGTCCTCGTTGCCCTCTCTAGTTGTAATAGTATAATTGTTAAGAATTATGTAACCTTAGCTGGGCGCCCTTGCTAACACTGTGTCAATCTATAACCTGTAAACTCTCTCGATGATAGGCCTGCTGGAGCAGAAAGGCAAAATTGAACTCCTAGCAATTCATGGCATCCAACTGTTAGGCACACGTCAAAGAGACGGAGGGGTTTAAAGCATTTTTTCCTGACTTTATCGGCATCCAAAGTATTTTTtgacaaaaagaaaaaaaaaaggcgTAAAATAGTTTCCGAAATCTGAAATTGTTTTGTTAGAAACAGGATCTAAACACCACCGGCCATGGGCGGGTAAACCTCGGACTTTACCATGCAGGACAACTATAGTCTCCAGGACCACTGGGACGTCCTGCTGCAGTCTCCCACGTTGCTGCTAAGCTAGCAGCCTAGCACAAGAGAACCATCGTGCGACAGCTGTACGGAGCCATTCGTTAGAACTAGTTGGAAAATTTGCATGCGCGACACGTACGTACATGACGTGGTTGTAAGGATAGTCCACCCATGCCTCCTATCTTACAACCTGCGCCCACAAAGATGCATCATGCATTTGTCTTGGCCTGATCCGCTGATCGAAAGAGAATCTCCAATATACCTACACAGGGTCTATGCTATTTTTGAAAATATAAATACATTTAACTTTAACTATGTATTATATATTAATATTTATAATATATAATAAATATTGAAGTGACACAAGATAAAACTCTCATGTGACACGGTATATATATAAAGGGATAATTTATATGGCAAATACTAATACTGTCGTGATTAGGAGATGCAactatcactaccggaatcgtatTCTTTGCTTAGTGTCttcgagtgtctaagacactcggcaaaagctATTTTACACTTGGCAAAacatttgccgagtgtaacactcggcaaaaacactcagcaaatattttatcggtaaagtgttctttgccgagtacttttttcggaCACTTTGTCGAGTATCAAAAAGCAcccggcaaagaaaaacacttggcaaattaagaatcgaaaaaagcaaaatatttttttaaattataggaacaactctccaaccctacctATTATCTTAACCCTATTATTTTGCACTGTTATTTTGAATGAaatttatatgttttgtaaatggtgagattcaaactcgcaacttctctctcgcgcatacactccaataccactacactactacaccaactATGCCTATGTTACGTTttcattccccatgtactataataaaccgagagtaatttgattatttaaggcactaaatgagttcatttgaaaatctgaccaactataaagttccataactttttgagatctacaagttttattttaatagtttctacgttcgagaccgtttacaaaatttgaaaacttcacacgattTTTTCAAAGATAAGATGATTTTAAATAAAAAAGTGTCAATTACAaaatttcattacatttcaagacctaccacttttattttggtggtttttccatccgagatagtttgaaaaattcaaatttcaaaattcaaacatagttttgcataacaagatgatttcaaaccaaaacattgtcaaactacaaagtttcataactcttcaatgtctataactttcatgttggtggttttttctttcgaggtcgttttcaaaattcaaattttacattttttaaattcaaacgtagttttcgttgacaatatgacttcaaatgaaaaagttatcaagatctacaaagtttattttggttgtttggttatttgttcatctcacatgatggttctaacaatatgcacaaattctatacatctctctcgtagtttcataaactacgagagagatatagattttataaacaaatttatttttattttgtcatatgaagaaatgttcaatatataaattgtacatcatgatgagatatacaaatttgtagttgaaaactttttcatttgaattaatttactgctttaaaatgtgatttttaaattgtctttgcctagtgttggaaaaaagcactcggcaaagtgtcgagtgttgtatttgtgacactcggcaaagagctctttgccgactgTCAAAAAAAACTCGGCAaaaaaactctttgccgagtgtcaaaaataaatcggcaaagagcttcttcgccgagtgttttttttaccgaggtttttttgtgtggcactcggcaaagagcttgttTGCTGAGTGCAAAAAAAAAACACTTAACAAagaatttggcactcggcaaaaagccaaattccggtagtgtatTAACCTTAGAGACCACAAACTTTATATGGGAGTTAACAACACTAACAAGATTAGAGACCGCAGCTCTAAGTTTAATAAAATAAAGGAGTATAGACCTTTCCTATTACATATAAAACTTTTTTTGTTTAATATATATAACCTCCTATCTTTAATGGTTAATATAATTAGGTATCATTAACTATTTTATAATAAATTTGCTTAGAGATATAAATGATGCTAAGATATTTTTAAGTTGAAGTATTCTTTATCAACTCAAACACGAATATCATAACGATATTTAAAAATAAAGAGAATATTTATACGTGTGCACTGCAACCATGATCGTCCTCCGTCCTACTCGCCACACATACTACTAGCTGCAAATATATACAAAACTTTATTTAGCGGTTATTTAGCACTAATGGCCCTTAGAAAATTGTGTTCTCCGCACATGTCCATCGGGCTCCACGCCAGATCCTGACGGTGAAGCTGGTATTAAGGACACGTGTAAcctgttacaaaatattacatataCGAACAGTCAAGGGTACGACAGTTTTTTTTCTAAGTGACACACACATTAAGATGCACCCCTTCACTTGTATATAAGTGTAATGATCCCTGAAATACAACTACTGCTGTCATTCTCTCAAATCTCGTTTTCACTGAATTACAACATGTTATCAGTCATGTGCTCTCCACCTAGCGAGAACAGAAGGCCATGACACTGTCATCAACGAGCGGTTCCAGAACGAACCTGTCCTAATATCCGTGATCACGACCAACGGAGGAAACACTGGCGGCGCTATCATCGCTGTCCGGACGCAAGAATTGGCGTCAGCAAGAACGTGTGGCGCATCACGAGGCATGTCATCCTCATCGCCTTCAAGACCGTGGCGTTCCACGGCCACATCGGCAAGGTCGAGGTTGCCGCCGTCTGCATTGTCAACGGCGTCATCGAGGGCCTCACCTTCGGCCCCCTGGTTAGTCGTACATTGCATGTCTCGTATGCATGCATAAGCATGGATGATTGATGTCAATGGCATGTAAAAACAAGGCAAGGTCTGAATTTTTTTTACTGCCATCATGATTCTCAATTTCTCATCAACAAAGAAAAAAGGACGTTCCAGGGTCCAAACCTACGTGGCAGCGACTGATCCTGTCACGCGGTTATGCTCGCGACGACCTCGACACTACCTCGCGCGGGTGCGGAAAGCCTCGGCTACGGCGGGCCCCGGCCATGCGAGTGACCCCGGCCTCGGGCACGCACGGCTCCGACGACACAGCGAGGCCCGGCCACGGATCGGCACGGGGTATGCGCGGCGTGGGCGGCCAGCCCTGGCCACGCGCAGGCAGCTGAGCCCCCGGCGTGGGCGGCCAGCCCTGGCCACGAGCGGGTGGCCAGCTCGGCCACACGCAGCCCAAGCGTCGAGACCCCAGCGCGGGCAGGCCTCGGCAACTGCGCCCCACAGCGGGCGGACGTGCTCCGGCCACGGCAGCCGCACCCCGGCGTGGGCCGCGTGGGCAGATAGGAGCGACCGATCATGCTAGGCGGCAGCGGCCCCTGCGCGAGAAGAAACGGACCCTAACCTGCCTCCTTTTTGTGCCGTGGACCAAGCCGGACACCATGGGCCATTTCGGCTAGATTGGGCCACCTGTGCCTTttcattttttattttattttctgcaATTTCAGTCAAAAGATCTCGATGTTCATTCAAACTACTGTCTTAATCAGTGTTAGTGTGTCTAAATTTTAATATTTAGACTGCTGACGATATATGTAATTTCACATATTTTTCGACTTACTTTTGTTCTTGCATTCTTTTATGTTTGCATGGAAAACATAGCAAAGTCGAAACTTAACGGTACTCATGCAAAATAAGGTTGCATTTTTGGGGAAAGCATAGAGTGATGGGGCCCTAAGCACTGGCTGCGCTAAATTATTTATAGAGTTTAGTGGCCTAGAGACCGTGCTTTAGGGCGCATTTAAAATGCCTATCACTACGAGGTCTACATCTTTCGAGATGATTACCTATATGTGCTAACCCAAAAAGATCACGGACCACGTAGGCGTCGTGGGATATGTGAGCCACGTAGGATGTCGCGGTCACGCTGACGACTCAaagaattcttttaattaagtTCTACTTGATTAAATGACGAATTCTTGTAAAATATGATGCATTTCTTCAACTTGGGATTGTTAAACACATGATGGCACTAgcttgaatcatgagcttttcTAGGCATTAGGGAGAGATTTTAAGTAGCAAAAAGAATGACaggaaattataatgaatgcaataagcattcaggctcaggatcacgtactaaaactgaacctttgggttcgaatgatttgcaagaagttgcaaattGAATGCCATATGCATTTACTGTGAGGTGTCATCCAAATTAATCCTATGTGAAAGTACTAGAAAGAGTGGTTAAATGGAACACCACTCAACTCTCTTGCAACGACAttgtaaataagagggggagaagtatggtGACATATTCTAGGATTAAGATGCTTGCAAGCAGCTTAAAGCTAGACCTTCTCAGATAGTAAATGCAAACCAACTATTTGTTGGACACCTAGAGGATATGGATTATCCTGtgaatggaagacattcacaacctagctcaatacgcactgatgaggctaggttatcAGAAGCCCTTGATTCTTGTTTTAGGATTTCACGAGGAATCATAAGGGTACATGAGAAAATGACTTCATGTCAACTGGAGAATTGTGTTATTTGAAAGCTACAAGTGTTGACATATACATATCAGCATATGTATATGTGCTCCAAGTGATAcaaaagactatggccatagcagagcacgagtatgctcaaactggatcttgttgagtgatacaatgttgAAGATAGCCTTGCTCACCGGAAAGAAGTGTTGAATTATTTCCACTTTATGGTATCTTACTTAGATACAAGTTTGTTTTTATAGACttggaaacaatgaggtggtgagaaagcatggctagtagAAACTGGGTTTTTACGCAAACCTAAGCATTATTTGAATGATATAAATTCTCCTACTTTGAATAGTAAAATTTCATTACAATAATATgggcagtaaatcatctatctATGCAGTTGATAGATGTAGCGACAACATATGCTTATGTGGTCACTATATTATGGTATTTGTGGAGTCTTGAATGATTCCACATACCTAATCATCAATCACAAATTTGCAATGCTTGAAAAGTCTTCGTGACTTAAAGCATCCCGATCAAATATGATACATTCGACCTAGTGAATCCTTCCTTCCGAAGGGATACACGAAGAATGGTATGTTTAGTGTAAATATGTGTAGCATATTTCtaaacatacattacttatcgaTGGAGTTCAAGATAGAGGATATGAATTGAAAGAGATTTTCAATTCAAAGTAAACTCTCTTGAGTATCTTAGATACAAAGTTGTCTATATCCaacatatattgaagaaattcaatatggGGGAATCATTGTTATTTGATTCCTTCGAatcatgagatgtgctattgtatATTGCAAGAGCATCTAACTGGATATTGCTTTgcaatgatttgctagctaacaacACATGAGATCGAGTTATGTTCTTTAAGAGTACTCATGATCTGGTTATGGTTGGATATACTGATCTTAGATATCTATAGAAGATCCCcaggtacaagatcaatgacatacttcAAATAAGTTGGACCTACTGTTTGATAAATGTCAATCAACAGAGATTAATGGTCAATTACACTAATCATTCTGTAGCACACTTCGTCTGATTGTACATAATGATAAACTAAATACAGAGGGTATGTGGCGGTCATGATTTTCTATCACTAACcttattatctatgaagataattatacttgtgttgtttagatgaaaaaCAAGTTACGAACTAAGTCTCTACCTTACTCCACATTTTTAAATGTGTTTGAGAGCAGGTATGGGATGACTTAGTGATTTACAAAGATCAGGGGGTTCCTCTTGATCGGAAGAACTTGCTTCTACATCATGTTGTATTCTTTTCTTTGCATGAGTTTTTCCCCTGTttgggtttctcattcaaagtttttaatgaggcaacatCAACATAAGGTCTATGTTGTATCATATATTTTTCCCCGTAGGGTTTTTTCAAGGATGATACATTATGACATAGCtattgttgtatttgaactagGTTATGAGTTTATCTCATAAGAGTTTAAATGGATCAACAATAGATCGTGACTATTCTCCTTATTTTTCCGTTGGGTTTTTAAAGAGACTCGACTGATGGGTTGATTTCTCAGATTTTCTGACAagattatcttggagaaatattggCCTGGGttatatgtctcatcatttatttCCCCACAGGGGTTTTTTGAGATGACGACTTtagacatattattgttctttgggctagagGACCATGGGAGAACAATATCGTACCATGGTTCAATTGAATCATCGACCATTATCTATGAGGATAATTCAacttgtgttgttcagatggaaacaGGTTATATCAAGAGCAACATTAATAAACATATTGCTCCTAAATTGTTTTATCCCCATGAACTTCAGGAAAATGGAGATAtaaacatcttgcaaacaaagtcttgtgataatcttacTGATTTATTCATAGAATCTCTACCATACTCCACGtttcagaaatgtgttgagggAATTGGTAGAGAAGGCGTAAAGACTTGCAAGAATTAGGAGGAGTAGTTCTCTGTGATGTTTAACCTGTTTTGAACCATCttattacactcttttctttgtatgagttttgctTTGTTAAGGTTTTTCTCATCCAAtgtttttaacgaggtaatatcaactaagctatatgcttcatcattgattTTCCCCACGGGGGTTTTTTTAGGAATGATGATTACAAACATATTTTTCTTTTGGAGGTTAGTGTGAGTTCTACTCATGATCCAAAAGcattgtgtactccttatttttcccataGGGTTTTTGAGGAGATAATATCCTGGAAGAACAACTAACAGATGATTAAATGAAGttggattgatcaagggggagtgttacaaaatattacatatgTGACCAATCCAAGGGGTGCGACAGCTTTTCCCCAAATGACACAACCCTTGAGATGCACCACTTCACTTGTATATAAGTGTAATTATCCCTGGAATACAACTGTTGCTGTCATTCTCACAAATCTTGTTTTCACTGAATTACAACATAACCCATTAAAATGAGGGGTTTTTTAAAGAGTCTTTAGGAGTTAAGTAAAAAATCAAGAACAGTTTGTCTCTTCACGACTTTCTATACATATTATCTCTTAACTGTATTAATGATTTAAAGACTCAGAGTTGTATCATACAGTCTCCTAAATGTCTTTTATTTCTCAAAACCCGATTAAGGGTCtcagggttgtacatgccctaagggTGTCTGCATTTATACAACTCTAAATTTCTACCCTAAAAGAAATATTATATCATTGTCAGCAAAATTCTTTACCCTATATCATAATTCTCCGCAATCATATTTACTTCATATCTCAGACATATATAAAATACCCTATATCATATCATTTCTTTTCAATTCCCTTCCATTTCCCCAAACAACTACATCCTCACCTTTTTGCACTTGCTGTCGCTTGGTGCTACCACAT
It contains:
- the LOC100272480 gene encoding uncharacterized LOC100272480 (The RefSeq protein has 1 substitution compared to this genomic sequence), whose amino-acid sequence is MEATAATLSRSASLSAGRPHRSRTARFPPPPPHLTPLSAAASPRGLPLRRTRSDAEVAYFARSAVLVRHAPIPAIIVADEEERQDDNSKAPAGLDGAGAGRNGSSHRGGSGGRGGGGGGGGCDMGEYYRRVLRVDPGNPLLLRNYGKYLHEVERDLAGAEGCYARALLACPGDADLLSLYGRVIWEARQEKDRAAAYFERAVQAAPDDW